The DNA sequence AAGATATGAGTTTTCATTGGGTTGGTGTTCAAATTTTTGTAAACCAAATTGCCCCTCGAGTTCTGCTTGACCATTGAGAATTCTTAGATaggaattttgagttttaagattaaatattaaaatattatattttaatactattattgtattgggatttgaaaaaattaagaaaaaattaaattttttattatattttgtatagagatttaaaaaaattgtaatgatgagatagaattttatgtttgaaatgaaaatttttcatggctAAACACAACCTTGACGAAAGTATTTTAGTATCAAGAGGCCCAATGATTTTGTTAGTGggctttttactttattttttactacCTTTTTGGGTACTGAAACTGAGCACTATAAAACTTACACGAACTTGGGTAGAATCTCGATTGAGGcacgaaaagaagaaaaaaaaaaaggaaaggaaagaaaaagtgcACCAAATTACAATCCCAAAGCAATCTTTGCcaattttttgccttttttgatCGCTTTAGCCCCCCTCCCAAGGCCTTTGGCAACTCTTTGATCCCTTTTTCTGTggcctcttttcttcttttcagaATCAAACCGAAAAGTGAACATAAATAGATTCCACATGATGAAAACGTCAAACTCAATGCATGACATGATTGCCCAATATCCATTCCTCTCAGCTGGAATCCTCTggatttctctattcttttgtaattttcttaccCTCTCAAAATCTTTTATTCCCTAAAGCATCTTGCTgaaaagtgatgaaaatgatgCTACTTTTTTCCAATGCTGAGCGCCTAATGATCAGTTTTTTACCAGCAAATGTTGGTTATTGGCAGACTATATATATTCCAACTCTGCTTTTAACATTGCAAAAAAATATTAGAGTgatttatataaagaaaagtACTGATCATGAATGGAATGAAAGTTTTGGTTGGTTTGTACCGTATTGTTCTTTTCACAAGTAGACCAGCTTCTACTGCAAGATGGGAAAAGCCATTAATGAACAGGGTGAAAGTGAATTTGGATGCAGCACTCCAAGTAGAGAACAGGAAGATCGGGGTTGGAATAATAATAAGAGATTCAGCAGGGGAAGTTTTAGCTGCAATGTGTGTCCCTATCCAAAGTATTACTGATCCCACTGTTGCTGAAGTTGTGGCCCTTTGGAAGACTCTTAATTTCTGCAAGATCACAGGAAGCTAAAATGTGGTACTAGAGGGGGGACCCCCTAAAGGTTGTGGAAGCTGTCCAAAGAATGAGAATCATGGACCACCTATAGTCAAATTGTAGTAGAAATCAAGTTGGAGCTATGTCTTCTGGACTGGTCAATTCAACACGTGTGAAGAAAAGCTAATGAGCCTGCTCATGGATTGGCAAAAAAGGCTCTGGCTCTTGACTCAGAGCTCTTGGATGAAGTAGTGTCCAAGTGATATAAGTGATATTGTCTCTAATTTGAAAGATTGTAGTCTCTGATTTATGAATAAAAGTTTCTGGtttatactaaaaaaaatcAGGTTTATACCCTTTACATATTGAAGGTTTTATAATcagttaaatatataaattcttgtTTGAGCCAACCTGTAGGATAAGAAAAAAAGTTGTAAGATggattagcatattactaaggTTTAAATATGTCAAAGTTCATCCTCTTTTTGTCTtggagaaaaaaatggaaaccCCAAATTTGTGGACCTTGTGCTCTTAACCTGAGCTAAAATTCAATTCTTAAACTGTACATAGCCTTTTTTCTGAAATGATGGGAGCCTACAAAAATTAGAAGCTAATTAAACATCTCAGACACCAAACTCCACTTCTGGTTGATGATCAGCCTTTTCTGAATACAATCTCTTCTTGCCACTGAGAGGGACCCCAAAGAGCTTGACAGCAGCGGTGCTATGATCTCTTTCCTCTGTTGAATTAGTCACCAAAGACTTACCCATGCTGCCATTTTTAAAACCTTGAAAACCCACAAAACTCTGAACCTGACATGAAGAATCCAAATCTATGAGCATTGGAACAGAAGAATCACTGCTTTTTTGATCATAGGGTACTGGTTTTACATGGTTTTGAATGAAGTAGATGATGTCATTGTAGAGATTCTTCATGTGGGCAAGTTCAGATAAGAGCATGAAGTTTTTTTTCCTCAGTCTTTGATTATCTTCGGTAAGAGCTGTGAGGATATCGGTATTCGGTTTTGGAGATGGCAATGGATCAGATTCAAACCAATTACCAATCTGATCACCTGAAGGTTGGAAAAATTGGTGTGCTTGATGGTCGTGGTAGTAGTGTTGGTGATGGAGCTGAGGGTTTTTTCTCCTGTGGATCTCTGATAGTAAGTGCTTCGCACCTTTTCTAAAGTACTCATTTGCAAATTCCCATCGATCTGTAGCTATCTTTTTGAAGCCCTGCAGTCATAACCATTAGGAAGAATAGAGTCTTTCAAGATTTGTATTGGAAGTATATGGACACTCATTGAACTACCGTGATGAATGTTAATGAGAAGAGATTCTGTTTTATGTTGTGGAGTAATTAGCGGATTTAGATCTCCATTTTGGATATCAAGATGCTCTACAATTTTATGAGCCTACCACATCTTACAATTAAGAGGGACAAATCAGTAGAGTCCACATGctgtgtttatatttttttcaaattgtagaaatatttgaataaaaaaactgTAAGGAATCTTCAATTGTCATGTCTtttagtgtatgtatgtataattaTATTCGTATATTTTCAATAGCCAGAGAACATTGCAAGGGCTTTgttcttaaaattatataaataaaccaAACAGTAAACGAAATTCATATGAGACTTTGTTTCTAAGAAGTAAGAtctagtgaaaaaaaaaatactttaatcaaTAAGTTGTGTCGTGTACGTGTTGGTTTGAGGGCTCTCATAACATGTGaacttgaaaaaggaaaaagtaacATCCAGCCGTCTACATCTCTCAGCTTAATATCATTAGAACAGACACATTGACAGACTAGTTTTCATCAAAGAATTCCCAGAATTTGGAAACAAAACATCCTTGAAAATCCTGGTGGCATAGATACCTTTGAACTAGCAGCTAGCTCGTTAATTTGCTCTAAACTCCCTAGAAACTATTTCAAACCATGCTTAGCTCATAACAGTAAAGACAAACCAGATGAACAACAGGGTCCTGTATTCATGATTTGAGTGTGTGCGTGcttttcagagagagagagagagagagagagagagagagagagagaagatggggTTGGGATTCTCACATAGGTATTAAGTTGGCGAACAAAACTGGAGAAATTGTTGTGCTTGAAGTAGTTAGGGAGGAGATCTCTAGCAAACTCTGGAGGCCTCCACACAACAAAAGTGGTTTCATCTTCACCCCAAGACACAATGTGATCAGTGCGAGTGTCATCCACCAGCTGGTATGTCTTTATCAGGAATGGTGCTGGCACTGACTTCTGAGACTCTACCGAGAACACCATCTCTTCACTGCTCTGATCCATTGTGAAAGCCATTTCCAAAGAATGAAATGATGCTCTTCTCACCCGTTTTCACTCTCTTCTCTTACTCCAATCCCCCAAGATGtttaaatctctctctctctctctctacaaaaACATACATGAGCATGTCATCACTAAAATAAAAGCTGCTCTTTgtgctctcattctctctcacaGGTTCCCTACCTTCGAAAAGCAGGTGACCATGTCAGTATActacagatttttttttcctagctAGTGGTTCTATAATAAGAACAACTGagctattatttttatttctaagcAGAACCAATCACCTATTAATTAGCTATTGATtgttactttcattttttttttttttttttttatgaagatgATTACTCTTAAACTGAAAATATACATACAGAAAGAGGGAACGGGGTGCCCCAATAAAACACTACTTTATAAGCAATACAACTCATAATTAAAAGCAAACAAGTGGCAATGGAGCTAAAATATTGGTCCGTCCAGGCTCATTTTCCTCCCACAAATCAAGGAAATGAATGCTAAAAGGTGGTTTTTAATGCAAGATCACAAAGGATTTGCAATACTACGATTGAGATCTGCACTAGATAAGGGTGTGCTATGATTGATTGTTTCAAAGCATCTGACAAAGCTTTCCATACTCTCATCTTTCAGGTTTCTGAGATGGGAAGTATGCACCAATATTTACTTCTGGAAAAAGAGTAAAGTAAACGGATAATTATTTCTTCTCGGACTAGAAAACCAAAATCTGTCGCTTGATTTGGTGGCCCATATATAGGTCCCACAGTCACGCACCCTTGGTTTCATTTCACTGTAGAGGTGGGTGGATGGATGCCTGTTAAGAATCTAAGATTATAGAACAACGACTTCCCCCTCCTTTCAAAAAATATGAGAACCCAACTCATTAGAAACTCAGTTTTtgctaaaaaagaagaagaagaagatgatattTTACAAACCCATATGCTTGTATCTAGCATCAAccttatttttaagattttctttttcttttttatcttttaatggATTTAATCCAATTAAGGTGTGTTTTTCCAATTCTTCGATAGAAAGCTTATATATTAGTTTTCTATTGAAGGATGTGAAGAACCTTAATTACACTAAGTTTTAGttttgaatgaaaataaattctattacATATTCTACTACTAAACTTCTCTCTAATTAGATTGAGTAGTCAACATTTCTCCTTCAACAAATATCAATGGAAGGCCATCATATGCAATGCCAAAGGCATCATGACCTCGGCAATTCATGGTGATTGCTCTTATTTAGCATTTAATGCTGCTTAAAATATCAACATGGATAGCAATAAATTTTGTAGAACTCACTTCGTCTGTATATCTCTTTCCCACTTTGCTATAGGAAAAAGACATTAACCCAATTTTTATTGGGAAAAAAACCTTCACTTGTGGAGGAATTTTGTGGCAACAAAATTTCAAACACCTACAGGTTATATATCTCACTGAAGCCCCgtgcaaaaaaacaaacaagcaaTCCAACAAGACTCAATATCTTCACATGGTGAGgacagaaacaaaacaaaatacggATACTTAAACCCTGTCATTTGATACCTATATGTGGTAGGCCTGTTTTATCTATAGCCACGAAGTCTCTGATATCACGCAGTATCTCTATCCCACTTGAGACCTTCAAGTTTTCTTGTTCAAACAAAAGTTTTAGGAAAtcgtttcatacaataaaatcCTAATTTGCAAGTGATCAGTTAATACACCACAGCCAATCGCATCCCCTAGTCAAGTTATATAACgataaaacaattttttatgtAGGGGAGTAGAAACATTCCTGCCCTTTGCTGAATTCTAAACTCCCATCTATTTCATTATATTGTACATTCCAATGTATACCCGTGACTTAGAAGCTGTAGGAAAGTAGTTCCTCGCAGTGACAGACAAGAAGGAATAGTATATTTATCCTCTGATGaaaaaaaactacttttaaactgaaaaatcattttctagttCCCATTTCTGTCGCTTGGATAAAGGAGGGGCGTATTTCAATTCTTAAAGCTGCATCCCCatatgagagaaagaaaaaagaatggcCTCATGCACAAGTTCTTTAGATTCCCTTTGCATGTTCTGGCGTAAACACATGCACTTCTatataacaaaacaaaataatgaagGGGAGGTAGCAAATGAAGCCTTCCATGTCAATCTTTATATGCAGCTTCTTTTCTGGTTGATTTTTCTCTTGATGTTCATTGAATCGTTGATGTTTCATTGAAGATCTAAAATTTCCCTGCTTACATATGTGTGATGTGATTATGTGCCTCTTCTTCTAGTGG is a window from the Carya illinoinensis cultivar Pawnee chromosome 14, C.illinoinensisPawnee_v1, whole genome shotgun sequence genome containing:
- the LOC122293925 gene encoding heat stress transcription factor B-4b-like, which translates into the protein MAFTMDQSSEEMVFSVESQKSVPAPFLIKTYQLVDDTRTDHIVSWGEDETTFVVWRPPEFARDLLPNYFKHNNFSSFVRQLNTYGFKKIATDRWEFANEYFRKGAKHLLSEIHRRKNPQLHHQHYYHDHQAHQFFQPSGDQIGNWFESDPLPSPKPNTDILTALTEDNQRLRKKNFMLLSELAHMKNLYNDIIYFIQNHVKPVPYDQKSSDSSVPMLIDLDSSCQVQSFVGFQGFKNGSMGKSLVTNSTEERDHSTAAVKLFGVPLSGKKRLYSEKADHQPEVEFGV